The genomic region AAGTCTATTTACTTCCCGATGAGGATAATCAGGATTAACTTCATCCCTGGGACCAATTCCTCCCAAATCCCTAGCTCCCGCATCCAAACAAGCCAATAACCAGTTTTCCTCAGGGACTAAATTGGGGGGAATTTGAATAGTGATATCCGATGGTAAAATCTCCCGCGCTTGCGCTATGACCTGGGGTAGCTGATAAGGATCAAAAGCAACTTCATCAAAGGTTTGTTGAGATCCCGGACTATGGGGTTGTAAAATAACTTCTTGTATGTTTTGATACTTTAAATGTAAATCAGCAATAGCCATGAGGGTTTGTCGTCTATCATCTTCATTTTCACCTATTCCTAATAGTAAACCAGTAGTAAAGGGAATTTGTAACTCCCCGGCCCATTGTAAATGTTGTAAACGTAACTCTGGAATTTTACTAGGTGCATGGCGGTGAACAGTATGTAATAGTTTGGGGTTTAACTGCTCTAACATTAAACCCATAGAAGCATTGACATTTTTAAGCCTTTGCATTTCTGAAAAACTGAGAATTCCAGCATTGGTATGGGGTAGAAACCCCATGGAAAGAGCAAGGAGACATAGGTCATAAATCAGGTCCAACCATTCCTGACGTCTAGATGATAAAGGGTGAACTTCACCGCTGAGAATTAGGATTTCACAGATACCTTGACCTTTTAGGGAGAGTAAAATTTTCTCTGCTTGCTCTAAGGTCATCCAAGGATGGGAACCTATATCAGAGCGAAAGTTACAATAGGTGCACTTATTAAAACACTCATAGGTGGGAACAAGAGTGTATGCAGGGCTATAAGTGACTATCTGGTTGGGGAGTGGTAACATTATGAAAAATCACCAGAAAATGTTTACAAAGGTATAAAGTCCGTAATACTTAATATATATGGGTTTTTAGGTCTAGATATAAAAATATAAAGAAATTTTAGTAGAGTATCTTTATAAAAGGATCTCTTCTTTTTCCTAGATGCTAAGGTAGACATAAAGTATTTGACTAACAAGCGCAACTTACAGTACATATTTTATACAGGAGAAAGTCTACGGTTTATACACGCCCCTTAGCCCGATTAATTGAACAATTACAACGTCTTCCCGGAGTTGGGCCCAAGTCTGCCCAACGCCTGGCTTTATATATCCTAAAGCGTCCGGATTCAGAAATTGAGGCTCTTGCACAAATATTAATTGATGCCAAAAAACAGGTAGGTTTATGTCAAGTTTGTTATCATCTTACAGCAGAACCTGTATGTGAAATTTGCCGCAATCCCCATCGAGATGGTCAAACCATTTGTGTGGTTGCTGATTCCCGCGATGTGATTGCTCTGGAAAAAACCCGCGAGTATAGGGGTAAGTATCACGTCTTGGGCGGGGTGATTTCTCCTATAGATGGTATTGGACCTGAACAGTTGACTTTACAAGCTCTCGTCCGTCGCGTCAGTCAACAAAAACCCCAAGAGGTGATTATGGCCATTAGTCCTAGCGTAGAGGGGGAAACTACAACTCTGTATATAGCTGGGTTACTTAAACCATTTACCAGGGTAACCCGCATCGCTTTCGGTTTACCTATGGGTGGTGATTTAGAGTACGCTGATGAAATTACATTGGCTAAAGCACTAGAAGGTCGTCGGGAATTAGACTAACCATTACTTAAAATTGTTTGATTTAGAACCCTACCAGTCTAGTCTGGTGTGATTTCTGTTGTAACCCGTGCATTTTGTCAAATAAATGCCAGCAATATTCTTCTGGTAACCCACAGGTAATTGCACCTCTTAATACTACATTAAAATACCAATCATTTGGTGGTATTTCCTCCAGTAATTTATTTACCACGACGTACGTGCGAACATTTTTGTATATTTGACCTTCGTGCTGAATGTTGACCATCTCACGACGATAGAATTCCTGGCATACTCCCTCCCGCTTATCCAAATTTTCACTGAACCTCCAAGGTAGTTCATATAGCACACCTCTAACTAGGGAGGTAGTATCTTGTACCACATCTAAAACCCCGCATTTACGTAAAGAGGAGTAGCCATAAAACCTCAGTCTATATTCTTTTAGTATGCCATGTCCAATTACGTAAGGATGGACATTCTCACCAAGCGATCGCTTTAAGTCTACCGGGCACATGCAAGAACCATAGGCAAAATAGTAGAATGTTGGTTCTTTTGGTATCTTGTGGGTTGGTGCTTTTTGTTGTGATTCTTGCAATTGTTTTTTCCTTGCTCAGAATTCTAGCATGTACCATATTATAGTAATTTTGCAACTTTTTGTGGTCAAACAAATTTGGCGGTTAATTCCCTGTTTTCCAGCATCTGGTAAAATACAAATGGCAGTTGATAGGTGGTTACTGCAACACCATCAGCACCAATCTTTAAAAACATACTCTGGAATTCTCAGGTTTTATACCTGGTCTCCCCCAGCTATTTCCCTTGGCCATCATCAAAAAACATACCCAGACTTTTGGCATCACTTAATTTGGCAAGGTGAGAGGATAGATTTGGTTTCTCGTCCCAGTGGTGGTAGGGCGGTTCTACATCAAGGTGATTTAACCTACACCGTTATCACATCGGGAATAACCGGGAACCGATTGCAATCTTACACCAAGATTTGTGACTTTCTGATTCAAGGATGGGGGTCACTTGGGGTGCAATTAAGCTATGGTCAAGCAGGAAGGGGTTATATCCACAATCCTAACTGCTTTGGAACTGCAACGGGTGCAGATTTAATTCTGCCAAATGGTGCTAAACTGATTGGTAGCGCCCAACTGCGAACTGATAAGGCCATTCTCCAACATGGCTCCATGGTCTTGGAGCCAGATCAAGACCTGTTTGAGACCATATTTGGTGAAGGTTCCTTTGTTCCCATTAGCCTTCCTAAGAGTCTCACTCGGGAAGTTATTATTCCCAATTTAATTGCTGCTGCTTGTGATGTCTTTAATATGGTGCTGGAAGAGGAACCACTTTCCCCAGAAGAATGGCAAGAAATTATGGCATCTGAATCAACTTGGAACTCACCCATGGACGTGTTCTGACTAAAGCTACGCAATCAAAAAGCGCCTAGGAGTGTTGCCGTGTTTCCACCCTAAGCGCTTTTTGAACTTTGCTCCTCACACACAACTAGAATATATCACTAGTTTTGGGAAAATGGCAAGAGGTTTAATGGAAATTTTATATTAGTAAATTAAATCATTCATCCTTTGTTAATATTGCAGTCATATAGGTTAGGATTGTCGATATAGCCTAGAAATAAGTCTAGTTACTCCCATTCAGAAACCATGGCATTTAGATAAATTTATCTTATCATTCCCACTATATGGTGGTGAGTCAGTGGTTAATCCTTAACAGAAATGCTTATTTCTAATATGGCCTGACAATATCTAATTAAAGTTTCAGCTCTTTGTTGAATACTTTCTAATCGTGATTTTATAGTTAGCGTCTGTTTTGCACTTTGTAAAAACATCATATCAACTTCCAACAAACGTATCTGCTTACTTATCTCTGTTTGATAAGACTGCTGACGAGATTCCAAATCAGTAAAGACGGTAATTTCTCGTGCAAAAAACCCGCTGATCTCACCCAGAAGGGATTTCCAGGTGGGATCATAGATATGAGCTTTGTTAACATCTGATAACAATACCTCAACCAAGGTTTTCAATTCTTGATATTTTTGATATTTAAAGGACATTAGGACTTCTATTTCTTCAATCTGGACTACAATTATATCTTCTATACCTTTTTGAAATATAGTTGCAGCCTAATTGTAGCTACCGGGACTGGAGGTCAGCCAGAGCGCCAAACCAGTTCTGTCACTCATTAGCCTTATCTATAGGGTTTTGGCTAAAGCTATAAATAGGCAACTCCCCCCATAATAACCCATTCCAGCTAGAATCAGATTACTAAGTTCTGCATTGATTTGCAGCAAAAACTACCCAGTTTCAAGACTATATCCACAGTTTTGAAACCAAATACCAAAAGCATTAACCCACTAAAAAACCTACTATTCCTATGACCAGCTTTATTGACCCTTCGACAAAGATTAACCTACCTCAATGGTTAAAAAGATGCCTTCAAGAAAACACTAGCAACAGTGGTTCAGGAGAGGATGACCGAAGGCGTAATGAAAACAAGTTAATTTGCAGTGCTTTAAAGTTTGCTTATGAACTACATGAAGGACAGTACAGAAAATCAGGAGAACCCTATATAGCTCACCCAATAGCAGTAGCTGATTTGTTAAGAGATTTAGGTGGTAGTGCTACTATGATAGCAGCTGGGTTTCTACATGATGTAGTTGAGGATACAGAAGTCACAATTGAGGAGATAGAACAGAAATTTGGTCATGAAGTCAGACAATTGGTAGAGGGTGTGACTAAATTATCGAAAATTAACTTCACCAGCAAAACCGAAAGTCAAGCAGAAAATTTTCGGCGAATGTTTTTATCCATGGCCCAGGATATCCGAGTGATTGTAGTGAAGTTGGCAGACAGGTTACACAACATGCGCACTCTACAGTATATGTCGGAAACCAGTCGTCGTCGCAGTGCCCAGGAGACTAGAGATATTTTTGCCCCCCTAGCTAATCGATTGGGTATTTGGCACATTAAATGGGAATTAGAAGACTTAGCGTTTAAATATTTGGAACCGGATGCTTATCGAGAAATTCAAGAACACGTGGCGGAAAAAAGAACCGCACGGGAGGAAAAATTAAACAAAGCTAAGGAGGTATTGCGGGAGAGAATTGAACAAGCGGGAATTAAATGTTTGGATATTAGTGGCCGTCCTAAACACCTGTATAGCATTTATCAGAAAATGCAGCGTCAGCAAAAAGAATTTCATGAAATTTATGATTTGGCTGCATTAAGAATTATTGTGGAAACAAATGAGGAATGTTATCGCGCTTTGGCAGTAGTCCATGATGCTTTCTGTCCCATCCCCGGTAGATTTAAAGATTACATTGGCTTGCCCAAACCTAATCGTTATCAGTCTTTACATACAGGTGTAATTGGTTTGACTGGTCGTCCCCTAGAGGTGCAAATTCGCACAATGGAAATGCACCATGTAGCAGAATATGGTATTGCAGCTCACTGGAAGTATAAGGAAACAGGTGGATCTACAACTCAAGTTACAGGGACGGATGAAAAATTTGCCTGGTTACGGCAATTATTAGACTGGCAAAGTGATTTAAAAGATGCCCAAGAATATTTAGACAGTGTTAAAGATAATTTATTTGAAGATGATGTTT from Cylindrospermopsis curvispora GIHE-G1 harbors:
- the cofG gene encoding 7,8-didemethyl-8-hydroxy-5-deazariboflavin synthase subunit CofG; this translates as MLPLPNQIVTYSPAYTLVPTYECFNKCTYCNFRSDIGSHPWMTLEQAEKILLSLKGQGICEILILSGEVHPLSSRRQEWLDLIYDLCLLALSMGFLPHTNAGILSFSEMQRLKNVNASMGLMLEQLNPKLLHTVHRHAPSKIPELRLQHLQWAGELQIPFTTGLLLGIGENEDDRRQTLMAIADLHLKYQNIQEVILQPHSPGSQQTFDEVAFDPYQLPQVIAQAREILPSDITIQIPPNLVPEENWLLACLDAGARDLGGIGPRDEVNPDYPHREVNRLREVLLSAGWTLLPRLPVYQRTHSVLGAMAFS
- the recR gene encoding recombination mediator RecR; this encodes MEQLQRLPGVGPKSAQRLALYILKRPDSEIEALAQILIDAKKQVGLCQVCYHLTAEPVCEICRNPHRDGQTICVVADSRDVIALEKTREYRGKYHVLGGVISPIDGIGPEQLTLQALVRRVSQQKPQEVIMAISPSVEGETTTLYIAGLLKPFTRVTRIAFGLPMGGDLEYADEITLAKALEGRRELD
- a CDS encoding gamma-glutamylcyclotransferase codes for the protein MQESQQKAPTHKIPKEPTFYYFAYGSCMCPVDLKRSLGENVHPYVIGHGILKEYRLRFYGYSSLRKCGVLDVVQDTTSLVRGVLYELPWRFSENLDKREGVCQEFYRREMVNIQHEGQIYKNVRTYVVVNKLLEEIPPNDWYFNVVLRGAITCGLPEEYCWHLFDKMHGLQQKSHQTRLVGF
- a CDS encoding lipoate--protein ligase family protein, with protein sequence MVKQIWRLIPCFPASGKIQMAVDRWLLQHHQHQSLKTYSGILRFYTWSPPAISLGHHQKTYPDFWHHLIWQGERIDLVSRPSGGRAVLHQGDLTYTVITSGITGNRLQSYTKICDFLIQGWGSLGVQLSYGQAGRGYIHNPNCFGTATGADLILPNGAKLIGSAQLRTDKAILQHGSMVLEPDQDLFETIFGEGSFVPISLPKSLTREVIIPNLIAAACDVFNMVLEEEPLSPEEWQEIMASESTWNSPMDVF
- the patD gene encoding heterocyst frequency control protein PatD, with protein sequence MSFKYQKYQELKTLVEVLLSDVNKAHIYDPTWKSLLGEISGFFAREITVFTDLESRQQSYQTEISKQIRLLEVDMMFLQSAKQTLTIKSRLESIQQRAETLIRYCQAILEISISVKD
- a CDS encoding RelA/SpoT family protein, with the translated sequence MTSFIDPSTKINLPQWLKRCLQENTSNSGSGEDDRRRNENKLICSALKFAYELHEGQYRKSGEPYIAHPIAVADLLRDLGGSATMIAAGFLHDVVEDTEVTIEEIEQKFGHEVRQLVEGVTKLSKINFTSKTESQAENFRRMFLSMAQDIRVIVVKLADRLHNMRTLQYMSETSRRRSAQETRDIFAPLANRLGIWHIKWELEDLAFKYLEPDAYREIQEHVAEKRTAREEKLNKAKEVLRERIEQAGIKCLDISGRPKHLYSIYQKMQRQQKEFHEIYDLAALRIIVETNEECYRALAVVHDAFCPIPGRFKDYIGLPKPNRYQSLHTGVIGLTGRPLEVQIRTMEMHHVAEYGIAAHWKYKETGGSTTQVTGTDEKFAWLRQLLDWQSDLKDAQEYLDSVKDNLFEDDVYVFTPKGDVVALSPGSTSIDFAYRIHTEVGNHCAGARVNGRIVPLSTRLQNGDIVDIITQKNSHPSLDWLNFVRTSAAKYRIKQWYKRSRREENITRGKELLEKELGKTGFDHLLKSNPMQTIAEKCNYHNVEDLLAGLGYGEITLNLVLNRWRDIIKSQQPVADISPFLPKDLSLKTSKDNFPTTSKSTDSPILGVEGLVYHVAGCCTPIPGEAIIGVVTRGRGISIHRQSCHNLEQVECERLVPVQWNTAMEHHHRPQTYPVAIQIETLDRVGILKDVLSRLTDQGINVRHADVKTTSGQPALMKFGIEVRDRNQLEHLFVQIKKMSDILNIRRVGEMESSPT